From Camelina sativa cultivar DH55 chromosome 20, Cs, whole genome shotgun sequence, the proteins below share one genomic window:
- the LOC104769297 gene encoding probable disease resistance protein RPP1, with protein MDFSYIFLITVVAATIVLFTLFKKLRFKQEDDKETSSPPSPPSSLNRIWTHHVFPSFRGEDVRRDFLSHIQMEFQRMGITPFIDNEIKRGESIGPELIRAIRESKIAIILLSRNYASSSWCLDELAEIMKCREELGQTVMAVFYKVDPSEVKKLNGDFGKIFKKTCVGKTKQDIGKWRQALAKVATIAGYHSNNWDNEAAMIKQISTDISNKLNNSVSSSDFDGLVGMRAHLEKMEPLLCLDSDEVRMIGLWGPSGIGKTTIARVVYNNLSNGFQLSVFMESIEAKYTRPCSDDYSAKLHLQQQFMSQLTNQNDMKISHLGVVKDRLKDKKVLVVLDGVDRSMQLDAMAKETWWFGPGSRIIITTRDRKLFRTHGINHIYKVDFPQPNEALQILCTYAFGQKSPKDGFEELAREVTELAGKLPLGLRVMGSYFRGMSKQEWAKELPRLRTSLDADIKSILKYSYDALDEENKYIFLHIACISNHQVIEKVEEHLAEMFLDVRHGLNVLAEKSLISMDDWSEITMHNLLVQLGRDIVRKQSVREPGQRLYLVDARDICEILTDDVEASRSVIGINFDYSTNRVKENFHISERAFQGMINLQFLRFKGDHDTLHIPCGLEYISRKLRLLEWKYFPMTCLPPIFNSEFLVEIDLCFSQLEKLWEGIKPLPNLKWMDLSWSKNLKELPDLSTATNLKELNLAFCSSLVKLPSTIGYTKNLQKLNLSHCSSLISLPSFIGSSTNLQELDLGRCSSLVELPPFVGNLKNLKKLVLSHCSSLVELPSFIGNATSLKILDLIYCSSLVKLPFSIGNLQKLRNLRLRGCSKLEFLPNNINLESLESLDLTDCLLLKSFPEISTNLRVLDLRGAAIEEVPSSIESWSSRLTELHMSYSERLKEYPHAFDIIRELHVSDKEIQELPPWIQKFSRLHTLDLNGCKKLVSIPQIPDSLTIIYTEDCESLERLDFSSQNQEISSLSFAKCFKLNQEARDLIIRTLTSEYAVLPGREVPAYFTHRAATGGFLTIELNEKPLPTSMKFKACILLVNEGVHETCSHVYVTCKKSKSCLYDILTEHLYIFEVEMEVTSSELVFEFKVERKDWNRDWKVGQCGVLQLSEVPR; from the exons AtggatttttcttatattttcctTATCACTGTTGTTGCTGCAACCATAGTCTTGTTCACGCTTTTTAAGAAACTCAGATTCAAACAAGAAGATGACAAAGAAACGTCATCACCTCCatctcctccatcttctttGAATCGCATCTGGACACACCATGTCTTTCCAAGCTTCCGAGGGGAAGATGTCCGTAGAGACTTTCTTAGCCACATTCAAATGGAGTTTCAAAGAATGGGTATCACACCATTTATTGATAATGAGATCAAGAGAGGAGAATCCATCGGTCCTGAACTCATTCGGGCGATTCGAGAATCCAAGATCGCAATTATCTTACTCTCGAGAAACTATGCTTCTTCGAGTTGGTGTCTTGACGAATTGGCAGAGATTATGAAGTGCAGGGAAGAACTTGGTCAAACGGTGATGGCTGTTTTCTATAAAGTGGATCCCTCTGAAGTAAAAAAACTAAACGGAGATTTTGggaaaatcttcaaaaaaactTGTGTCGGTAAAACAAAACAGGACATTGGGAAATGGAGACAAGCTTTGGCAAAAGTAGCCACAATCGCCGGTTACCATTCAAACAACTG GGATAATGAAGCGGCTATGATAAAACAAATATCTACTGATATTTCCAACAAGTTGAATAATTCAGTATCATCAAGTGATTTCGACGGGTTGGTTGGTATGAGAGCTCATTTGGAGAAGATGGAACCATTGTTATGCCTGGATTCAGATGAAGTGAGGATGATTGGGCTTTGGGGTCCTTCCGGGATCGGGAAGACCACCATTGCAAGAGTTGTGTACAACAATCTCTCCAACGGTTTTCAACTGAGTGTCTTTATGGAATCAATCGAAGCAAAATATACAAGACCTTGTTCCGATGACTACAGTGCAAAGTTGCACTTACAACAGCAGTTTATGTCTCAATTAACCAACCAGAATGATATGAAGATTTCTCATTTGGGAGTTGTTAAAGACaggctaaaagacaaaaaagttcttgttgttcttgatggTGTGGACAGGTCGATGCAACTAGATGCCATGGCGAAAGAAACTTGGTGGTTTGGTCCTGGGAGTCGGATTATCATCACAACTCGAGATCGAAAGCTATTTAGGACACATGGGAttaaccatatttacaaagtgGATTTTCCACAACCTAACGAGGCTCTTCAAATCTTGTGCACGTATGCTTTTGGTCAAAAGTCTCCTAAAGATGGTTTTGAAGAACTTGCTCGGGAAGTTACAGAACTTGCTGGTAAACTCCCTTTGGGTTTAAGGGTTATGGGCTCTTATTTTCGGGGAATGTCTAAGCAGGAGTGGGCAAAAGAACTGCCAAGGTTAAGGACTAGCCTTGACGCCGATATTAAAAGCATTTTGAAGTACAGTTATGATGCCTTAGAtgaggaaaataaatatatatttcttcataTAGCTTGCATTTCTAATCATCAAGTGATTGAGAAAGTGGAAGAGCATCTTGCAGAGATGTTTTTGGATGTGAGGCACGGGCTTAACGTATTAGCCGAGAAATCTCTCATCTCTATGGATGATTGGAGTGAAATAACTATGCATAATCTGCTAGTCCAACTAGGTAGAGATATAGTCCGTAAACAGTCTGTTCGTGAGCCTGGACAACGCCTATATTTGGTTGATGCGAGAGACATTTGTGAAATACTCACTGATGATGTAGAA GCTAGTAGAAGTGTCATAGGCATAAATTTCGACTATAGCACGAATAGGGTAAAGGAAAATTTCCATATAAGTGAGAGAGCCTTTCAAGGAATGATTAATCTCCAATTCTTAAGATTCAAAGGGGATCATGATACATTACATATACCATGTGGTTTAGAGTATATATCTCGAAAACTTCGATTACTAGAGTGGAAGTATTTTCCGATGACATGTTTGCCTCCTATTTTCAACTCCGAGTTCCTGGTTGAAATAGACTTGTGTTTCAGCCAACTTGAGAAGTTGTGGGAAGGAATTAAA CCGCTTCCAAATCTCAAGTGGATGGATTTGAGTTGGTCTAAAAACTTGAAGGAGCTTCCTGATCTCTCAACTGCCACCAATCTTAAGGAATTGAATCTCGCATTTTGCTCCAGCCTGGTGAAGCTCCCCTCTACTATTGGGTATACCAAAAATCTTCAGAAATTGAATCTTAGCCATTGCTCAAGTCTGATAAGTCTCCCCTCTTTCATTGGAAGTTCCACTAATCTCCAAGAGTTAGATCTCGGTAGATGCTCAAGTCTGGTTGAGCTACCTCCCTTTGTCGGTAAtctcaaaaatcttaaaaaattggTTCTTAGCCATTGCTCAAGTCTGGTGGAGCTCCCTTCCTTCATTGGTAATGCCACTAGTTTAAAGATTTTGGACCTTATCTATTGCTCAAGTCTGGTAAAGCTTCCCTTTTCTATTGGAAACCTTCAGAAGTTGCGGAATTTGAGATTACGAGGATGCTCTAAGCTAGAGTTTCTTCCGAACAACATCAATTTGGAATCTCTCGAAAGTCTTGATCTCACTGATTGCTTGCTGTTGAAAAGTTTTCCTGAGATCTCCACAAACCTTAGAGTTCTCGATCTAAGAGGAGCTGCAATAGAAGAAGTCCCTTCATCAATCGAATCTTGGTCGTCTCGTCTCACTGAGTTGCATATGTCGTACAGTGAAAGACTCAAGGAATATCCTCATGCTTTTGACATCATCAGAGAGCTGCACGTAAGTGACAAAGAAATACAAGAGCTTCCTCCATGGATCCAGAAATTCTCTCGTCTGCATACACTTGACCTCAATGGTTGCAAAAAGCTGGTGTCAATCCCGCAGATTCCAGATTCCCTCACTATCATATATACAGAAGATTGTGAGTCACTGGAGAGACTAGATTTCTCATCTCAAAATCAAGAGATTTCTAGTCTCAGCTTTGCTAAGTGCTTCAAATTGAATCAAGAAGCCAGAGACCTCATCATCCGAACACTGACTAGTGAATATGCGGTCTTACCTGGCAGAGAAGTGCCTGCATACTTCACTCACCGAGCTGCTACTGGAGGTTTTTTGACAATCGAGTTAAATGAGAAGCCTCTTCCTACATCCATGAAATTTAAAGCTTGCATTTTGCTGGTTAATGAAGGTGTCCATGAAACTTGCTCTCACGTTTATGTTACGTGTAAAAAGAGCAAAAGTTGTCTATATGACATTTTAACAGAGCATTTGTACATATTTGAAGTCGAAATGGAGGTGACTTCCAGCGAGCTTGTCTTTGAGTTCAAGGTCGAGCGTAAAGATTGGAATAGGGATTGGAAGGTAGGACAATGCGGTGTACTCCAACTCTCGGAGGTCCCTCGATGA
- the LOC104772197 gene encoding F-box/kelch-repeat protein SKIP6-like has product MDYYLDPAPVEGSCFVRTDWGIYVIGGLINGKPTSEVMFFDPTDHTVLRIAPMKMARSGASASCLMGESKIYVFGGCSDSADSSNWAEVYDRATGTWEFLSVSAPPKMPLKIQQSVVLDDKKHVYAVGEDSQIFNFSVTECKFEAAEDGISESDLENKNDWLMTDEALFCRGTGGRILWRLPCNLAWNEVKGLEELQQQHIIKLFIYNHERLAIFWEARPQGPDDQQILELWYAEITFQPRMNGRVWDLWGNIEWSGAVLSSDLGSSSSSSTRPP; this is encoded by the coding sequence ATGGACTACTACTTGGATCCGGCCCCGGTTGAAGGATCCTGTTTCGTGAGGACGGATTGGGGGATCTATGTAATCGGTGGGCTCATCAACGGCAAACCCACATCGGAAGTCATGTTTTTTGATCCTACCGATCACACAGTGTTGCGCATTGCGCCCATGAAGATGGCTCGAAGCGGAGCATCCGCAAGCTGCTTGATGGGCGAGTCCAAGATATACGTGTTTGGAGGGTGCTCGGACTCTGCTGATTCCTCAAATTGGGCAGAGGTGTATGATCGCGCAACCGGTACTTGGGAGTTCTTGTCGGTCTCTGCGCCGCCCAAGATGCCCCTCAAAATCCAACAAAGTGTGGTGCTGGACGACAAGAAGCATGTTTACGCGGTGGGTGAGGATAGTCAAATCTTTAATTTCTCAGTAACTGAGTGTAAGTTTGAGGCAGCAGAGGACGGAATAAGCGAGTCTGACCTAGAAAATAAAAACGATTGGCTTATGACTGATGAGGCATTGTTCTGCCGTGGTACCGGCGGGAGAATACTTTGGCGTCTTCCATGTAACTTGGCTTGGAATGAAGTCAAGGGTTTGGAAGAGCTGCAGCAGCAACATATCATCAAACTCTTCATCTACAATCATGAGAGGTTGGCCATCTTCTGGGAAGCCCGGCCTCAAGGTCCTGATGATCAGCAGATTTTGGAGCTTTGGTACGCGGAGATTACCTTTCAGCCACGCATGAATGGCCGGGTATGGGATCTTTGGGGGAACATTGAGTGGTCCGGTGCTGTCCTCTCCTCCGACTTaggctcatcatcatcatcatctactcGCCCCCCTTAA
- the LOC104772199 gene encoding polynucleotide 5'-hydroxyl-kinase NOL9-like: MITKKDGHLMRDMRIIAYFKQCIKGKEVNTIKELTHELASHTPYEVPISSLTINHLHCQIPSTEVHYSLNASIVGLGISNDVFEDLPSCVGLGIVRGIDTQRGILYVITPVPENVVEKVDLLLQGYIQIPTCLLEVKDYRSPYLSANVLAST; encoded by the exons ATGATCACTAAAAAGGACGGTCACTTGATGAGGGACATGCGTATAATCGCCTACTTCAAGCAATGCATTAAAGGAAAAGAAGTAAACACGATCAAAGAACTAACCCATGAACTCGCTTCACATACTCCTTATGAAGTTCCAATATCGAGTTTGACAATCAACCATCTGCATTGTCAg ATCCCAAGTACCGAAGTGCACTATAGTTTGAATGCTTCCATTGTTGGTTTGGGGATTAGCAACGACGTGTTTGAAGATTTGCCATCATGTGTAGGTCTTG GAATCGTGAGGGGAATTGACACACAGAGAGGAATCTTGTATGTCATCACTCCAGTTCCAGAAAACGTAGTTGAGAAAGTGGATCTTCTATTGCAAGGCTATATTCAGATACCTACTTGCCTTTTAGAGGTGAAGGATTACAGGTCGCCATATTTATCTGCCAACGTCTTAGCTTCCAcctaa
- the LOC104772200 gene encoding polynucleotide 5'-hydroxyl-kinase NOL9-like: MITKKDGHLMRDMRIIAYFKQCIKGKEVNTIKELTHELASHTPYEVPISSLTINHLHCQIPSTEVHYSLNASIVGLGISNDVFEDLPSCVGLGIVRGIXG; this comes from the exons ATGATCACTAAAAAGGACGGTCACTTGATGAGGGACATGCGTATAATCGCCTACTTCAAGCAATGCATTAAAGGAAAAGAAGTAAACACGATCAAAGAACTAACCCATGAACTCGCTTCACATACTCCTTATGAAGTTCCAATATCGAGTTTGACAATCAACCATCTGCATTGTCAg ATCCCAAGTACCGAAGTGCACTATAGTTTGAATGCTTCCATTGTTGGTTTGGGGATTAGCAACGACGTGTTTGAAGATTTGCCATCATGTGTAGGTCTTG GAATCGTGAGGGGAATTGANGGGTAA